In Miscanthus floridulus cultivar M001 chromosome 5, ASM1932011v1, whole genome shotgun sequence, one genomic interval encodes:
- the LOC136449651 gene encoding F-box/LRR-repeat protein At3g59190-like isoform X1, with the protein MMDALPDGVLGHILGFLLAPEAVRTCVLARRWCQLWRFTTGLRVGCRHEDERAPVKEHREFLDHLLLRGGSALDFCEFGFTEFQDDDEPRVNLWFRHTIMCRVRVLKLHIFSMCYLELDDLPLVSQHLTRLDLHGVVLHSSFLNFSSCPALEHLELVECGFLTANKISSKSLKHLSLTNCFLDVFSHVYIYTPLVSLRLDDLQGMTPILDIVPSLVKTFVRITEECEDVCAKLLHPEILDCVCQWCVSSKNIDGSGSSVLLRGLSQAKSLVLISELDKVVFKSDLRWCPVFNNLKALFLNDYWCTPDDFNALVCILEHSPVLEKLTLELFCEGPKYKIEMKGSFNLRERSAKISEHLSIVEVKCQDVDERVLKVLKFLPTINICFGVLIEAL; encoded by the exons ATGATGGATGCCCTGCCGGATGGCGTCCTTGGGCACATCCTCGGCTTCCTGCTAGCTCCAGAGGCTGTGCGGACGTGTGTTCTCGCTCGGCGCTGGTGCCAGCTATGGAGATTCACTACGGGCCTGCGTGTAGGGTGCCGCCATGAGGATGAACGGGCACCGGTGAAAGAGCACCGCGAGTTTTTGGACCATCTGCTCCTACGCGGAGGCTCGGCTCTTGACTTTTGCGAATTTGGATTTACTGAATTCCAGGACGATGATGAGCCGCGGGTGAATCTCTGGTTCCGCCATACCATCATGTGCAGGGTTCGAGTACTCAAGCTCCATATCTTTTCCATGTGCTATCTTGAGCTAGATGACTTGCCTCTCGTTTCTCAGCACCTGACGAGACTGGACCTCCATGGTGTAGTACTCCACAGCAGCTTTCTCAACTTCTCCAGCTGCCCAGCCTTGGAGCATCTAGAGTTGGTTGAGTGTGGTTTCTTGACTGCCAACAAGATCTCGTCCAAGTCCCTAAAGCATCTGAGCTTGACTAATTGCTTTTTGGATGTATTTTCTCACGTTTACATTTATACCCCACTGGTTTCACTTCGTCTAGATGACCTCCAGGGGATGACTCCCATACTTGATATCGTGCCATCATTAGTGAAGACATTTGTCCGGATAACCGAGGAATGTGAGGATGTCTGTGCAAAACTGTTACACCCAGAAATTTTGGATTGTGTTTGTCAATGGTGTGTCAGTTCTAAGAACATTGATGGCAGCGGCAGTTCTGTGCTCCTAAGAGGTTTATCACAAGCTAAGAGCTTGGTATTGATTTCTGAACTGGACAAG GTTGTTTTCAAAAGTGATTTGAGATGGTGCCCTGTCTTTAACAATCTCAAGGCTTTGTTTCTCAATGACTATTGGTGTACACCTGATGACTTCAATGCATTAGTCTGTATTCTTGAACACTCACCGGTTCTTGAGAAGCTTACACTTGAACTGTTTTGTGAG GGACCTAAGTATAAAATTGAAATGAAAGGAAGCTTCAATCTGAGGGAGCGATCAGCTAAAATTTCAGAACACCTTAGCATTGTTGAAGTCAAGTGTCAAGATGTTGATGAGAGAGTTCTCAAAGTGTTGAAGTTCCTTCCTACCATTAACATAT GTTTTGGTGTCTTAATTGAGGCGCTATGA
- the LOC136449651 gene encoding F-box/LRR-repeat protein At3g59190-like isoform X2, with translation MMDALPDGVLGHILGFLLAPEAVRTCVLARRWCQLWRFTTGLRVGCRHEDERAPVKEHREFLDHLLLRGGSALDFCEFGFTEFQDDDEPRVNLWFRHTIMCRVRVLKLHIFSMCYLELDDLPLVSQHLTRLDLHGVVLHSSFLNFSSCPALEHLELVECGFLTANKISSKSLKHLSLTNCFLDVFSHVYIYTPLVSLRLDDLQGMTPILDIVPSLVKTFVRITEECEDVCAKLLHPEILDCVCQWCVSSKNIDGSGSSVLLRGLSQAKSLVLISELDKVVFKSDLRWCPVFNNLKALFLNDYWCTPDDFNALVCILEHSPVLEKLTLELFCEGPKYKIEMKGSFNLRERSAKISEHLSIVEVKCQDVDERVLKVLKFLPTINIYRAS, from the exons ATGATGGATGCCCTGCCGGATGGCGTCCTTGGGCACATCCTCGGCTTCCTGCTAGCTCCAGAGGCTGTGCGGACGTGTGTTCTCGCTCGGCGCTGGTGCCAGCTATGGAGATTCACTACGGGCCTGCGTGTAGGGTGCCGCCATGAGGATGAACGGGCACCGGTGAAAGAGCACCGCGAGTTTTTGGACCATCTGCTCCTACGCGGAGGCTCGGCTCTTGACTTTTGCGAATTTGGATTTACTGAATTCCAGGACGATGATGAGCCGCGGGTGAATCTCTGGTTCCGCCATACCATCATGTGCAGGGTTCGAGTACTCAAGCTCCATATCTTTTCCATGTGCTATCTTGAGCTAGATGACTTGCCTCTCGTTTCTCAGCACCTGACGAGACTGGACCTCCATGGTGTAGTACTCCACAGCAGCTTTCTCAACTTCTCCAGCTGCCCAGCCTTGGAGCATCTAGAGTTGGTTGAGTGTGGTTTCTTGACTGCCAACAAGATCTCGTCCAAGTCCCTAAAGCATCTGAGCTTGACTAATTGCTTTTTGGATGTATTTTCTCACGTTTACATTTATACCCCACTGGTTTCACTTCGTCTAGATGACCTCCAGGGGATGACTCCCATACTTGATATCGTGCCATCATTAGTGAAGACATTTGTCCGGATAACCGAGGAATGTGAGGATGTCTGTGCAAAACTGTTACACCCAGAAATTTTGGATTGTGTTTGTCAATGGTGTGTCAGTTCTAAGAACATTGATGGCAGCGGCAGTTCTGTGCTCCTAAGAGGTTTATCACAAGCTAAGAGCTTGGTATTGATTTCTGAACTGGACAAG GTTGTTTTCAAAAGTGATTTGAGATGGTGCCCTGTCTTTAACAATCTCAAGGCTTTGTTTCTCAATGACTATTGGTGTACACCTGATGACTTCAATGCATTAGTCTGTATTCTTGAACACTCACCGGTTCTTGAGAAGCTTACACTTGAACTGTTTTGTGAG GGACCTAAGTATAAAATTGAAATGAAAGGAAGCTTCAATCTGAGGGAGCGATCAGCTAAAATTTCAGAACACCTTAGCATTGTTGAAGTCAAGTGTCAAGATGTTGATGAGAGAGTTCTCAAAGTGTTGAAGTTCCTTCCTACCATTAACATAT ATCGGGCCAGTTAA
- the LOC136449652 gene encoding catalase-like isoform X1, with translation MGKNGPKVDNGIIICLLPGPIIVEDYHLIENLPQFDRERIPESVVYARGANAKGFFEVTHDVFSMLITLFMLGSGGSRTGSGSSP, from the exons ATGGGAAAGAATGGTCCTAAAGTGGACAATGGTATTATCATTTGCTTGTTACCTG gacCCATCATCGTTGAGGATTATCATCTAATTGAAAACCTTCCTCAGTTCGACAGGGAACGTATCCCTGAAAGTGTTGTGTATGCACGGGGAGCCAATGCCAAGGGTTTCTTTGAGGTCACTCATGATGTTTTTTCCATGTTGATCACCCTGTTTATGTTAG GTAGTGGTGGATCTAGGACAGGGTCCGGGTCCAGTCCATGA
- the LOC136449652 gene encoding catalase-like isoform X2 — MGKNGPKVDNGPIIVEDYHLIENLPQFDRERIPESVVYARGANAKGFFEVTHDVFSMLITLFMLGSGGSRTGSGSSP; from the exons ATGGGAAAGAATGGTCCTAAAGTGGACAATG gacCCATCATCGTTGAGGATTATCATCTAATTGAAAACCTTCCTCAGTTCGACAGGGAACGTATCCCTGAAAGTGTTGTGTATGCACGGGGAGCCAATGCCAAGGGTTTCTTTGAGGTCACTCATGATGTTTTTTCCATGTTGATCACCCTGTTTATGTTAG GTAGTGGTGGATCTAGGACAGGGTCCGGGTCCAGTCCATGA
- the LOC136454379 gene encoding uncharacterized protein, with translation MQRYKAGGGGFRRNTIDPKIVVGQHAGKQVFLLRIPLCPSDDEMFPFQFKRKQFPIRLSFAMTVNKSQGQTIPNVGVYLPTSVFSHAFSDGVQVLGTPSILSNAKLSGGFSILSTKHLQPLQAALHSGETTAP, from the exons ATGCAACGGTACAAGGCTGGTGGTGGGGGGTTTCGAAGAAATACAATCGACCCTAAAATCGTGGTGGGGCAGCATGCTGGGAAGCAGGTATTCCTTCTTCGAATACCGCTCTGCCCGTCTGATGACGAGATGTTCCCGTTCCAGTTTAAGAGGAAGCAGTTTCCTATCAGGCTGAGCTTTGCCATGACGGTCAACAAGTCACAGGGCCAAACTATCCCAAACGTGGGTGTGTACCTACCCACATCAGTATTCTCTCATG CTTTTTCAGATGGTGTACAGGTGCTGGGGACACCATCCATCCTCTCCAACGCGAAACTGAGCGGTGGCTTTAGCATTTTGTCAACGAAACACTTGCAGCCTCTGCAAGCTGCTCTGCACAGCGGCGAGACCACTGCTCCATGA
- the LOC136454380 gene encoding uncharacterized protein gives MGHIENLKDYRVELNLDQRLDQRTYNMPLTSEVAVVWVEGSERHDLFEHSVLLQGKDRSIHGIRSYNACYDALSYPVFFPMGELGWHNCIPKVGVTMAQVDQARAICKKRAENGEDYDGEPVSNTCVFVHDYYCYKFQMRPGIFNPILYGRRLFQQFTIDTYIKIESSCLDYMRNNQDTLRADLYQGLVDSMHLGEGSAKNVGRRTVLSSSFIGGPHDMRHRYMDAMALVQKYGKPDIFLTMTCNPNWDEIKNELYPGQTPQDRPDLVTWVFRAKLEAIRKMLMEKDILGKVKAYGHDRASVVMRETDKADEKGNIDEIKQYRDAWWVTPLEALWMIYGFDLSKNHPPVQQLQLHLPDMHMVVFHKWDKVERIVNRPGVEESMLTAYFDANRHHEEARGILYRDFPEHFTWQSDGKFWQKRKNSIFQVGRVISAQPAKGECYFICVLLNNVAGATSYEHLRTVDGVLLPLFCEAAERRGLIEEDNTLDECLTEATLFQMPSSLRRLFATILVFYEPQDVMGL, from the exons ATGGGACACATTGAAAACCTCAAGGATTACCGGGTCGAGTTAAACCTTGACCAGCGACTTGACCAGAGAACATATAACATGCCATTGACATCAGAGGTGGCCGTCGTCTGGGTTGAGGGGAGTGAGCGTCACGACCTATTTGAGCATAGTGTTCTCCTACAAGGGAAGGATCGGTCTATACACGGCATCCGCTCATATAATGCATGCTACGATGCACTGTCATACCCGGTGTTCTTTCCAATGGGTGAGCTCGGGTGGCACAACTGCATTCCAAAAGTGGGTGTGACTATGGCTCAAGTTGATCAAGCTCGAGCAATCTGCAAAAAGCGTGCTGAGAATGGTGAAGATTATGATGGAG AACCTGTTTCGAATACATGTGTCTTCGTGCACGACTACTACTGCTATAAGTTCCAGATGCGGCCAGGGATATTTAATCCAATACTCTATGGCCGACGCCTTTTCCAGCAGTTCACCATCGACACCTACATCAAGATTGAGAGCTCGTGTTTAGACTACATGAGGAACAATCAGGATACTTTGAGGGCTGACCTATACCAAGGCCTGGTGGACAGCATGCATTTGGGTGAAGGATCTGCTAAGAATGTCGGAAGGCGTACTGTCTTGTCTTCGTCATTCATCGGAGGACCCCATGATATGAGGCACCGATACATGGATGCAATGGCTCTGGTGCAAAAGTATGGTAAACCTGATATCTTCCTCACAATGACGTGCAACCCTAACTGGGATGAGATCAAGAATGAACTTTATCCAGGCCAGACACCACAGGACCGCCCAGATCTCGTCACATGGGTCTTCAGAGCAAAGTTAGAGGCGATAAGGAAAATGTTGATGGAGAAAGACATACTTGGGAAGGTGAAGGCCTAC GGACATGACAGGGCATCAGTGGTGATGAGGGAGACCGACAAAGCAGACGAGAAAGGGAacattgatgagatcaagcagtatAGAGATGCCTGGTGGGTGACGCCTCTAGAAGCACTATGGATGATATATGGCTTTGACTTGAGCAAGAACCATCCACCAGTACAGCAGCTGCAGCTTCATCTACCTGACATGCACATGGTGGTATTTCATAAATGGGATAAGGTTGAACGGATCGTTAATAGGCCAGGTGTAGAAGAGTCAATGTTGACAGCATACTTTGATGCAAATAGGCATCATGAGGAAGCCCGCGGAATCTTGTATCGGGACTTCCCGGAGCATTTTACCTGGCAGTCTGATGGTAAATTCTGGCAGAAAAGGAAAAACTCCATTTTTCAAGTTGGAAGAGTCATCTCGGCTCAACCTGCTAAGGGAGAATGTTACTTTATTTGTGTTCTCTTGAACAATGTTGCTGGTGCTACATCATACGAACATCTGAGGACGGTTGATGGTGTGCTACTACCTTTGTTCTGTGAAGCTGCAGAAAGGAGGGGTCTAATCGAAGAAGACAATACACTGGATGAATGTCTAACTGAGGCTACTTTATTCCAGATGCCTTCCTCTCTGCGAAGGCTATTTGCAACAATATTGGTATTCTATGAGCCGCAAGATGTGATGGGGTTGTAG